In Phacochoerus africanus isolate WHEZ1 chromosome 2, ROS_Pafr_v1, whole genome shotgun sequence, one DNA window encodes the following:
- the FUT7 gene encoding alpha-(1,3)-fucosyltransferase 7, protein MPNAALGPARSFWVLGALAGAALLVALGLLWLLGSALRGAPAPQPTITILVWHWPFATQPPELSSDTCARYGVARCRLTTDRSLLASADAVVFHHRELQSRRARLPLAQRPRGQPWVWASMESPSHTRGLGRLRGIFNWVLSYRRDSDIFVPYGRLEPREGPAPPLPAKRGVAVWVVSNFQRRQRRAQLYQQLAPHLPVDVFGRASRQPLCADCLLPTVARYLFYLSFENSQHRDYITEKFWQNALAAGTLPVVLGPPRATYEAFAPPDAFVHVDDFGSARELAAFLASMNESHYRRYFAWRERLQVRLIGDWRERFCAICTRYPHLPRGQVYQDLEGWFQA, encoded by the exons ATGCCCAATGCTG CGCTCGGCCCCGCTCGGAGCTTCTGGGTTTTGGGGGCCCTGGCCGGAGCCGCCCTTCTGGTGGCCCTCGGGCTCCTGTGGCTGCTTGGGTCGGCCCTCCGGGGAGCTCCGGCGCCCCAGCCCACAATCACCATCCTCGTCTGGCACTGGCCCTTTGCCACTCAGCCCCCAGAGCTGTCCAGCGACACCTGCGCCCGCTATGGCGTGGCCCGCTGCCGCCTGACCACTGACCGCAGCCTGCTGGCCAGCGCCGACGCCGTGGTCTTCCACCACCGAGAGCTGCAGAGCCGGCGGGCCCGCCTGCCCCTGGCCCAGCGGCCACGCGGGCAGCCCTGGGTGTGGGCCTCCATGGAGTCGCccagccacacccgtggcctcGGCCGCCTCCGTGGCATCTTCAACTGGGTGCTGAGCTACCGGCGAGACTCAGACATCTTCGTGCCCTACGGCCGCCTGGAGCCCCGGGAGGGGCCCGCACCGCCGCTGCCGGCCAAGAGGGGGGTGGCCGTCTGGGTGGTCAGCAACTTCCAGAGGCGGCAGCGGCGCGCACAGCTGTACCAGCAGCTGGCACCCCACCTGCCCGTGGACGTGTTCGGCCGCGCCAGCCGGCAGCCCCTGTGCGCCGACTGCCTGCTGCCCACCGTGGCCCGGTACCTCTTCTACCTGTCCTTCGAGAACTCCCAGCACCGAGACTACATCACCGAGAAGTTCTGGCAGAACGCGCTGGCGGCTGGCACCCTGCCGGTGGTGCTGGGGCCCCCGAGGGCCACCTACGAGGCCTTTGCCCCGCCCGATGCCTTCGTGCACGTGGACGACTTCGGCTCGGCCCGGGAGCTGGCCGCCTTCCTTGCCAGCATGAACGAGAGCCACTACCGGCGCTACTTCGCCTGGCGAGAGCGGCTCCAAGTGCGGCTGATTGGCGACTGGCGGGAGCGCTTCTGTGCCATCTGCACCCGCTACCCCCACCTGCCCCGTGGCCAGGTCTACCAGGACCTGGAGGGGTGGTTCCAGGCCTGA
- the NPDC1 gene encoding neural proliferation differentiation and control protein 1 isoform X2, with protein sequence MATPVPPPSPRHLRLLRLLLSGLVLGAALRGAAAGRPDAAACPGSLDCALKRRARCPPGTHICGPCLQPFQEDQQGLCVPRMRQPLGKGLPQPRLEEEIDFLAQELARQEAGHARLQAPPQPEGQQRLLEAAVTLGLSQRGQGPDLGLPSTQGAPVPTPRTSLGSAVSSGPVHMSPLEPRGGRGDGLALVLIVACSVAGIAALAVAALCWCRLQRDIRLTQKADYMAQQARSSPATPGVSPGDQRLAHSAEMYHYQHQRQQMRCLERHKEPPKELDSASSDEENEDGDFTVYECPGLAPTGEMEVRNPLFDHASLSGPAPQ encoded by the exons ATGGCGACGCCGGTCCCTCCGCCCTCCCCGCGGCACCTGCGGCTGCTGCGTCTGCTGCTCTCTGGCCTCGTCCTCGGCGCGGCCTTGCGCGGCGCGGCCGCCGGCCGCCCGG ATGCAGCCGCCTGTCCTGGGAGCCTGGACTGTGCCCTGAAGAGACGGGCACGGTGCCCCCCGGGCACACACATCTGTGGGCCCTGTCTTCAGCCCTTCCAGGAGGATCAACAGGGACTCTGTGTGCCCAGGATGCGCCAGCCTCTGG GGAAGGGCTTGCCCCAGCCCAGACTGGAAGAGGAGATCgacttcctggcccaggagctggcTCGGCAGGAGGCTGGGCACGCCAGgctccaggccccgccccagccTGAGGGGCAGCAGCGACTCCTGGAGGCTG CAGTCACCCTGGGGCTGTCACAGCGTGGCCAGGGCCCAGACCTGGGCCTCCCCTCCACTCAGGGAGCCCCAGTGCCCACGCCCCGCACCTCCCTGGGCTCCGCTGTGTCATCCGGGCCTGTGCACATGTCCCCCCTGGAGCCGCGGGGTGGGCGTGGGGACGGCCTCGCCCTCG TGCTGATCGTGGCCTGCTCCGTGGCCGGCATAGCCGCCCTCGCTGTGGCTGCTCTCTGCTGGTGTAG GCTGCAGCGAGACATCCGCCTGACGCAGAAGGCCGACTACATGGCCCAGCAGGCGCGCAGCTCCCCCGCGACGCCAGGGGTCTCG CCTGGAGACCAGCGGCTGGCGCACAGCGCGGAGATGTACCACTACCAGCACCAGAGGCAGCAGATGCGGTGCCTGGAGCG GCATAAAGAGCCGCCCAAGGAGCTGGACTCTGCCTCCTCCGACGAGGAAAACGAAGACGGGGACTTCACGGTATACGAGTGCCCGGGCCTGGCCCCG ACCGGAGAGATGGAGGTGCGGAACCCGCTATTCGACCACGCCTCGCTGTCTGGGCCCGCGCCGCAGTGA
- the NPDC1 gene encoding neural proliferation differentiation and control protein 1 isoform X3: MATPVPPPSPRHLRLLRLLLSGLVLGAALRGAAAGRPDAAACPGSLDCALKRRARCPPGTHICGPCLQPFQEDQQGLCVPRMRQPLGKGLPQPRLEEEIDFLAQELARQEAGHARLQAPPQPEGQQRLLEAVLIVACSVAGIAALAVAALCWCRLQRDIRLTQKADYMAQQARSSPATPGVSQPGDQRLAHSAEMYHYQHQRQQMRCLERHKEPPKELDSASSDEENEDGDFTVYECPGLAPTGEMEVRNPLFDHASLSGPAPQ, translated from the exons ATGGCGACGCCGGTCCCTCCGCCCTCCCCGCGGCACCTGCGGCTGCTGCGTCTGCTGCTCTCTGGCCTCGTCCTCGGCGCGGCCTTGCGCGGCGCGGCCGCCGGCCGCCCGG ATGCAGCCGCCTGTCCTGGGAGCCTGGACTGTGCCCTGAAGAGACGGGCACGGTGCCCCCCGGGCACACACATCTGTGGGCCCTGTCTTCAGCCCTTCCAGGAGGATCAACAGGGACTCTGTGTGCCCAGGATGCGCCAGCCTCTGG GGAAGGGCTTGCCCCAGCCCAGACTGGAAGAGGAGATCgacttcctggcccaggagctggcTCGGCAGGAGGCTGGGCACGCCAGgctccaggccccgccccagccTGAGGGGCAGCAGCGACTCCTGGAGGCTG TGCTGATCGTGGCCTGCTCCGTGGCCGGCATAGCCGCCCTCGCTGTGGCTGCTCTCTGCTGGTGTAG GCTGCAGCGAGACATCCGCCTGACGCAGAAGGCCGACTACATGGCCCAGCAGGCGCGCAGCTCCCCCGCGACGCCAGGGGTCTCG CAGCCTGGAGACCAGCGGCTGGCGCACAGCGCGGAGATGTACCACTACCAGCACCAGAGGCAGCAGATGCGGTGCCTGGAGCG GCATAAAGAGCCGCCCAAGGAGCTGGACTCTGCCTCCTCCGACGAGGAAAACGAAGACGGGGACTTCACGGTATACGAGTGCCCGGGCCTGGCCCCG ACCGGAGAGATGGAGGTGCGGAACCCGCTATTCGACCACGCCTCGCTGTCTGGGCCCGCGCCGCAGTGA
- the NPDC1 gene encoding neural proliferation differentiation and control protein 1 isoform X1 — protein sequence MATPVPPPSPRHLRLLRLLLSGLVLGAALRGAAAGRPDAAACPGSLDCALKRRARCPPGTHICGPCLQPFQEDQQGLCVPRMRQPLGKGLPQPRLEEEIDFLAQELARQEAGHARLQAPPQPEGQQRLLEAAVTLGLSQRGQGPDLGLPSTQGAPVPTPRTSLGSAVSSGPVHMSPLEPRGGRGDGLALVLIVACSVAGIAALAVAALCWCRLQRDIRLTQKADYMAQQARSSPATPGVSQPGDQRLAHSAEMYHYQHQRQQMRCLERHKEPPKELDSASSDEENEDGDFTVYECPGLAPTGEMEVRNPLFDHASLSGPAPQ from the exons ATGGCGACGCCGGTCCCTCCGCCCTCCCCGCGGCACCTGCGGCTGCTGCGTCTGCTGCTCTCTGGCCTCGTCCTCGGCGCGGCCTTGCGCGGCGCGGCCGCCGGCCGCCCGG ATGCAGCCGCCTGTCCTGGGAGCCTGGACTGTGCCCTGAAGAGACGGGCACGGTGCCCCCCGGGCACACACATCTGTGGGCCCTGTCTTCAGCCCTTCCAGGAGGATCAACAGGGACTCTGTGTGCCCAGGATGCGCCAGCCTCTGG GGAAGGGCTTGCCCCAGCCCAGACTGGAAGAGGAGATCgacttcctggcccaggagctggcTCGGCAGGAGGCTGGGCACGCCAGgctccaggccccgccccagccTGAGGGGCAGCAGCGACTCCTGGAGGCTG CAGTCACCCTGGGGCTGTCACAGCGTGGCCAGGGCCCAGACCTGGGCCTCCCCTCCACTCAGGGAGCCCCAGTGCCCACGCCCCGCACCTCCCTGGGCTCCGCTGTGTCATCCGGGCCTGTGCACATGTCCCCCCTGGAGCCGCGGGGTGGGCGTGGGGACGGCCTCGCCCTCG TGCTGATCGTGGCCTGCTCCGTGGCCGGCATAGCCGCCCTCGCTGTGGCTGCTCTCTGCTGGTGTAG GCTGCAGCGAGACATCCGCCTGACGCAGAAGGCCGACTACATGGCCCAGCAGGCGCGCAGCTCCCCCGCGACGCCAGGGGTCTCG CAGCCTGGAGACCAGCGGCTGGCGCACAGCGCGGAGATGTACCACTACCAGCACCAGAGGCAGCAGATGCGGTGCCTGGAGCG GCATAAAGAGCCGCCCAAGGAGCTGGACTCTGCCTCCTCCGACGAGGAAAACGAAGACGGGGACTTCACGGTATACGAGTGCCCGGGCCTGGCCCCG ACCGGAGAGATGGAGGTGCGGAACCCGCTATTCGACCACGCCTCGCTGTCTGGGCCCGCGCCGCAGTGA
- the ENTPD2 gene encoding ectonucleoside triphosphate diphosphohydrolase 2 isoform X2 encodes MARKVLPLLLPLLLAVAGLAGLLLLCVPTRDVREPPALKYGIVLDAGSSHTSMFIYKWPADKENDTGIVSQHSSCEVQGGGISSYADNPSSAGQSLVACLDQALRDVPKERHVGTPLYLGATAGMRLLNLTSPEASANVLAAVTRTLAQYPFDCRGARILSGQEEGVFGWVTANYLLENFIKITFETASPVEDPASEVQLRLYGHHYRVYTQSFLCYGRDQVLRRLLASALQSHGFHPCWPRGYSTHVLLQDVYESPCTAAQRPQTFNSSSRVRVSGRSDPALCRGLVSELFNVSSCRFSRCSFNGVFQPPVAGSFIAFSAFFYTVEFLRTGMGLPVATLQQLEAAAVTVCNQSWSELQARAPGRQAHLPHYCAGAMFVQQLLSRGYGFDERAFGGVTFQKKAGDTAVGWALGYMLNLTNLIPADPPGLRKGADFGSWVVLLLLFAAMLLAAVVLLGLRARSSKAPSAI; translated from the exons ATGGCCAGGAAggtgctgccgctgctgctgccgctgctgctggcCGTGGCGGGCCTCGCCGGCCTCCTGCTGCTGTGCGTCCCCACCCGCGACGTCCGGGAGCCGCCCGCCCTCAAG tacgGCATCGTCCTGGACGCTGGCTCGTCGCACACGTCCATGTTCATCTACAAGTGGCCGGCAGACAAAGAGAATGACACGGGCATCGTGAGCCAGCACAGCTCCTGTGAGGTGCAAG GTGGGGGCATCTCGAGCTATGCGGACAACCCCTCCAGCGCCGGCCAGAGTCTGGTGGCATGCCTGGACCAGGCACTTCGGGACGTGCCCAAGGAGAGACACGTGGGCACGCCCCTCTACCTGGGAGCCACGGCGGGCATGCGCCTGCTCAA CCTGACCAGTCCGGAGGCTTCAGCCAACGTCCTCGCGGCCGTGACGCGGACGCTGGCCCAGTACCCCTTCGACTGCCGTGGTGCCCGCATCCTCTCgggccaggaggagggggtgtTTGGCTGGGTGACCGCCAACTACCTGCTGGAGAACTTCATCAAG ATCACCTTTGAGACGGCCAGTCCCGTGGAGGATCCCGCCAGCGAGGTCCAGCTGCGGCTCTACGGCCACCACTACCGCGTCTACACCCAGAGCTTCCTCTGCTACGGCCGAGACCAGGTCCTCCGGAGGCTGCTGGCCAGTGCACTCCAG AGCCACGGCTTCCACCCCTGCTGGCCGAGGGGCTATTCCACTCACGTGCTGCTCCAGGACGTGTATGAGTCGCCGTGCACCGCAGCCCAGAGGCCCCAGACCTTCAACAGCAGCTCTAGGGTCAGAGTGTCGGGCAGAAGCGACCCCGCTCTGTGCCGCGGCCTCGTCTCCGAGCTCTTCAACGTCTCCTCCTGCCGCTTCTCTCGATGCTCCTTCAACGGCGTCTTCCAGCCCCCTGTGGCTGGGAGCTTTATC gccttctctgctttcttctaCACGGTGGAGTTCCTGAGAACAGGGATGGGGCTGCCCGTGGCAACCCTGCAGCAGCTAGAGGCGGCCGCGGTCACCGTCTGCAACCAGTCATGGAGTGAG CTGCAGGCTCGAGCGCCAGGCAGGCAGGCCCACCTGCCCCACTACTGCGCAGGGGCCATGTTCGTGCAGCAGCTGCTAAGCCGCGGCTACGGCTTCGACGAACGCGCCTTCGGAGGCGTGACCTTCCAGAAGAAG GCCGGGGACACCGCGGTCGGCTGGGCGCTTGGCTACATGCTGAACCTGACCAACCTGATCCCCGCCGACCCGCCCGGGCTGCGCAAGGGCGCAGACTTCGGCTCCTGGGTCGTCCTCCTCCTGCTCTTCGCCGCCATGCTCCTGGCCGCGGTCGTCCTTCTGGGGCTCCGGGCGCGCTCTTCTAAGGCGCCGAGCGCCATCTAG
- the ENTPD2 gene encoding ectonucleoside triphosphate diphosphohydrolase 2 isoform X1, with amino-acid sequence MARKVLPLLLPLLLAVAGLAGLLLLCVPTRDVREPPALKYGIVLDAGSSHTSMFIYKWPADKENDTGIVSQHSSCEVQGGGISSYADNPSSAGQSLVACLDQALRDVPKERHVGTPLYLGATAGMRLLNLTSPEASANVLAAVTRTLAQYPFDCRGARILSGQEEGVFGWVTANYLLENFIKYGWVGRWFRPRSGTLGAMDLGGASTQITFETASPVEDPASEVQLRLYGHHYRVYTQSFLCYGRDQVLRRLLASALQSHGFHPCWPRGYSTHVLLQDVYESPCTAAQRPQTFNSSSRVRVSGRSDPALCRGLVSELFNVSSCRFSRCSFNGVFQPPVAGSFIAFSAFFYTVEFLRTGMGLPVATLQQLEAAAVTVCNQSWSELQARAPGRQAHLPHYCAGAMFVQQLLSRGYGFDERAFGGVTFQKKAGDTAVGWALGYMLNLTNLIPADPPGLRKGADFGSWVVLLLLFAAMLLAAVVLLGLRARSSKAPSAI; translated from the exons ATGGCCAGGAAggtgctgccgctgctgctgccgctgctgctggcCGTGGCGGGCCTCGCCGGCCTCCTGCTGCTGTGCGTCCCCACCCGCGACGTCCGGGAGCCGCCCGCCCTCAAG tacgGCATCGTCCTGGACGCTGGCTCGTCGCACACGTCCATGTTCATCTACAAGTGGCCGGCAGACAAAGAGAATGACACGGGCATCGTGAGCCAGCACAGCTCCTGTGAGGTGCAAG GTGGGGGCATCTCGAGCTATGCGGACAACCCCTCCAGCGCCGGCCAGAGTCTGGTGGCATGCCTGGACCAGGCACTTCGGGACGTGCCCAAGGAGAGACACGTGGGCACGCCCCTCTACCTGGGAGCCACGGCGGGCATGCGCCTGCTCAA CCTGACCAGTCCGGAGGCTTCAGCCAACGTCCTCGCGGCCGTGACGCGGACGCTGGCCCAGTACCCCTTCGACTGCCGTGGTGCCCGCATCCTCTCgggccaggaggagggggtgtTTGGCTGGGTGACCGCCAACTACCTGCTGGAGAACTTCATCAAG TACGGCTGGGTGGGCCGGTGGTTCCGGCCAAGGAGCGGGACCCTGGGGGCCATGGACCTGGGGGGCGCCTCCACACAGATCACCTTTGAGACGGCCAGTCCCGTGGAGGATCCCGCCAGCGAGGTCCAGCTGCGGCTCTACGGCCACCACTACCGCGTCTACACCCAGAGCTTCCTCTGCTACGGCCGAGACCAGGTCCTCCGGAGGCTGCTGGCCAGTGCACTCCAG AGCCACGGCTTCCACCCCTGCTGGCCGAGGGGCTATTCCACTCACGTGCTGCTCCAGGACGTGTATGAGTCGCCGTGCACCGCAGCCCAGAGGCCCCAGACCTTCAACAGCAGCTCTAGGGTCAGAGTGTCGGGCAGAAGCGACCCCGCTCTGTGCCGCGGCCTCGTCTCCGAGCTCTTCAACGTCTCCTCCTGCCGCTTCTCTCGATGCTCCTTCAACGGCGTCTTCCAGCCCCCTGTGGCTGGGAGCTTTATC gccttctctgctttcttctaCACGGTGGAGTTCCTGAGAACAGGGATGGGGCTGCCCGTGGCAACCCTGCAGCAGCTAGAGGCGGCCGCGGTCACCGTCTGCAACCAGTCATGGAGTGAG CTGCAGGCTCGAGCGCCAGGCAGGCAGGCCCACCTGCCCCACTACTGCGCAGGGGCCATGTTCGTGCAGCAGCTGCTAAGCCGCGGCTACGGCTTCGACGAACGCGCCTTCGGAGGCGTGACCTTCCAGAAGAAG GCCGGGGACACCGCGGTCGGCTGGGCGCTTGGCTACATGCTGAACCTGACCAACCTGATCCCCGCCGACCCGCCCGGGCTGCGCAAGGGCGCAGACTTCGGCTCCTGGGTCGTCCTCCTCCTGCTCTTCGCCGCCATGCTCCTGGCCGCGGTCGTCCTTCTGGGGCTCCGGGCGCGCTCTTCTAAGGCGCCGAGCGCCATCTAG